One genomic region from Pecten maximus chromosome 5, xPecMax1.1, whole genome shotgun sequence encodes:
- the LOC117327890 gene encoding LOW QUALITY PROTEIN: ankyrin-2-like (The sequence of the model RefSeq protein was modified relative to this genomic sequence to represent the inferred CDS: deleted 1 base in 1 codon) encodes MASFLDFTYDCLYHLNQYFKASWPVRLLFRSHLKPLSRETELKVLRVIDLLKHKKDPQESSIGKLVKELPTDENILCVKDQVNGYNLLQLAVINGRKDIIILLAKSKVIRYHTKCSPPLHLAAHLGYEGILEILLKNGADVCEVGGLCYPGRHQAVEYAKWMGMLDRPVFACQKEPSLPVFSAIAENNISCVKLILSQMTEQGVPLPLPSVCLHFSCHKGSADCIQYFCKKFPDEVNSLDNEMDTPLLAAVGWGEKCVRILIEHGADARGISRMGETALHRLYRNDIDGLFTIFETTKFLLTTGLEQMINEVNNDSETPLHVLVTHVGYIGGHLLHKQDHDRHVSRGEMQTDYQEQIIGTLEMLLQFNADPHFENRLYLTPINKLLHIALKSFCSQQQTATSCIRDSIDTQYLYKNDFGYLKKAVEVLLKHGSNPNSQCPVGHTPLILLLQCLAEMDIDDICLEQKGILETMEVLLCHGAETNFMYGEHGTCSTLLSEIASRYFGGQRYLPPIQKDILAMYARLVNQVLELLLKYGMNPNRASKRKCKHLQGGSGNALIDFVRLAQQANSTSDFAVIRQWLITLFQWGADPDLEPYASEPIICHSQSSIFLKRQGTQALNHYIYEVKEFDSLFDDGHAQDLLLLFCNTMSHCALYDCLNNARFMARFHPLGATGHDFVRLLTKLSENPRTLKEIARVAIYAALRRDLARKVSELPLPNPMKYYLLEIQ; translated from the exons ATGGCATCCTTCCTGGATTTCACATATGACTGTCTGTACCACCTGAATCAGTACTTCAAGGCATCATGGCCTGTCAGATTACTGTTCAGATCCCACCTCAAGCCCCTGTCTCGTGAAACAGAACTCAAAGTGCTGAGGGTGATTGACCTTCTCAAGCACAAGAAGGACCCACAGGAATCCAGCATTGGCAAACTGGTAAAGGAGTTACCAACAGATGAGAATATCCTGTGTGTGAAAGACCAAGTTAATGGATACAATTTGCTACAACTTGCGGTAATAAATGGCCGTAAGGATATCATCATTCTTCTCGCTAAGAGCAAGGTTATTCGCTATCACACGAAGTGCAGTCCTCCTCTGCACCTGGCAGCACACTTGGGCTATGAAGGAATATTGGAAATTCTCCTGAAGAATGGAGCAGATGTATGTGAAGTTGGAGGTCTTTGTTACCCAGGTCGGCATCAAGCAGTGGAATATGCCAAATGGATGGGAATGTTAGATCGACCTGTGTTTGCTTGTCAGAAAGAACCATCCCTGCCAGTGTTTAGTGCAATAGctgaaaataatatttcttgTGTGAAATTGATTTTGTCCCAAATGACAGAGCAAGGTGTACCTTTGCCCTTGCCATCAGTGTGTCTCCATTTCTCCTGCCATAAGGGATCTGCAGATTGTATCCAATATTTCTGCAAGAAATTCCCAGATGAAGTTAATTCGTTAGACAATGAAATGGACACTCCTCTACTAGCAGCTGTTGGTTGGGGAGAAAAGTGTGTGAGGATTCTGATAGAACATGGAGCTGATGCCAGAGGTATTTCAAGAATGGGTGAAACAGCTCTTCACAGACTGTATAGAAATGATATTGATGGGCTATTCACGATTTTTGAAACAACAAAATTTCTCCTGACAACAGGATTGGAGCAGATGATAAACGAAGTAAATAATGACAGCGAAACTCCCCTGCATGTTCTTGTTACACACGTGGGCTACATTGGAGGTCATCTTCTCCACAAGCAAGACCATGACCGTCATGTATCTCGAGGCGAAATGCAAACAGACTATCAGGAACAGATCATTGGTACTTTAGAAATGCTTCTTCAGTTCAATGCCGATCCTCACTTTGAAAACCGTCTTTATCTTACACCTATCAATAAACTTTTACACATTGCTCTCAAATCTTTCTGCAGCCAGCAACAGACAGCAACTTCTTGCATCCGGGACTCCATCGACACACAGTATTTATACAAGAACGACTTTGGCTATTTGAAAAAGGCAGTAGAAGTTCTACTGAAACATGGATCCAATCCAAACTCACAATGTCCTGTTGGTCACACACCTCTTATTCTTTTACTCCAATGTCTTGCAGAAATGGACATTGACGATATCTGTCTTGAACAAAAAGGTATTCTGGAGACTATGGAGGTCCTTCTTTGTCACGGTGCTGAAACAAACTTCATGTATGGGGAACATGGTACATGTTCTACACTGCTATCGGAGATTGCGAGTCGCTACTTTGGTGGCCAGAGGTATTTACCACCGATCCAGAAAGATATTTTGGCAATGTATGCTCGTCTTGTGAATCAGGTGCTTGAACTTCTGTTGAAATACGGAATGAATCCGAATCGTGCGTCCAAACGAAAGTGCAAACACTTACAAGGCGGCTCAGGAAATGCATTAATTGACTTTGTTCGATTGGCTCAACAGGCGAACAGCACTTCAGACTTTGCAGTGATAAGACAATGGCTCATAACACTGTTCCAGTGGGGTGCAGACCCTGACTTGGAACCATATGCCTCTGAGCCCATTATCTGTCATTCACAAAGCTCCATATTTCTGAAACGCCAAGGCACACAGGCTCTCAATCACTATATTTACGAGGTGAAAGAGTTTGACAGTCTTTTTGATGATGGGCATGCGCAGGACCTGCTGCTTCTCTTTTGTAACACCATGAGTCATTGTGCGTTGTACGACTGTCTCAACAATGCTAGATTCATGGCACGTTTCCACCCCCTGGGCGCCACTGGACACGACTTTGTCAGGTTGCTCACAAAACTCAGCGAAAAT CCTAGAACTTTAAAGGAAATCGCACGTGTCGCCATCTATGCTGCCTTGAGGAGAGACTTAGCTAGGAAAGTGTCGGAGTTACCATTACCAAACCCAATGAAATACTACCTACTAGAAATCCAGTAG